In one window of Aquamicrobium sp. DNA:
- a CDS encoding BrnT family toxin produces the protein MEIEFDPAKDATNIAKHGMSLQAAEAFDWDTAFEREDDRFDYGEVRFVAMGLIDNRLHVLVFTEGSHENAVRAISLRLAEKHEARFYHGQV, from the coding sequence ATGGAGATCGAGTTCGATCCTGCCAAGGATGCGACGAATATCGCCAAGCACGGCATGTCGTTACAGGCTGCAGAAGCGTTCGATTGGGATACCGCATTTGAGCGCGAGGATGATCGCTTCGACTATGGCGAGGTTCGGTTTGTCGCTATGGGGCTAATCGACAACCGCCTGCATGTGCTAGTCTTCACTGAAGGCTCTCACGAAAACGCCGTTCGCGCCATCAGCCTGCGCCTGGCAGAAAAGCACGAAGCAAGGTTCTATCATGGCCAAGTTTGA
- a CDS encoding BrnA antitoxin family protein: MAKFDPKIHDDNPPMDAAFMAGMKPSRRGRPKVDAPKVEVKIRLDAATVEHLRSSGPGWQTRVNALLGKLVATGQL, from the coding sequence ATGGCCAAGTTTGACCCGAAGATTCACGACGACAACCCTCCGATGGATGCCGCGTTCATGGCTGGCATGAAGCCGTCCCGGCGTGGACGGCCTAAAGTGGATGCGCCGAAGGTAGAGGTGAAGATCCGTTTGGATGCGGCAACGGTCGAGCACCTGCGGAGTAGTGGCCCCGGATGGCAAACGCGCGTGAATGCCTTGCTGGGCAAGCTCGTGGCAACCGGGCAGCTCTAG
- a CDS encoding DUF2163 domain-containing protein, which yields MKRISPALFEQLKERSTHIVLGWYLERKDGLKLGFTSGDVPFTIDGIEYVPSNAFSGMAVSSKSNLSVDNTSATALVSDKITDWDLQAGLWDNAFVRMFWLNPLQPEIGAVPIRGGRLGEVKIRNGQFEAEVRSPFQKLQQPFGQFFTLECSAALGDDRCKVWLEAQEWKANSRYIAKAGADAGIGSYVRPRVQNGFWYQCVRAQGAQASVTSNPQAGVLGSLIANGLIQNYVNAQGAAGMFKLMLLMANIGSGATVVNVNSHPALKAIATAMKKQTSGAVTVEGMMPFGESYYQQDLTSQGQLVNSQAYLTPTKEGEVPLSAPAGVQPLTVTNVSSSIRYAIGLSGPAEPNWPQAVGVEVADNHLVWRTIRARRLRGAVTAVFSRSHFTDASRAEPYDWWRYGTVEWITGTNKGLKVEVRAYSQEGGGAFALLEQMPGQIMPGDEYEVVKGCAKTRTACKNDFDNIHNYRGFPDMPTEEKALATANITSKGGQKKQDSGGS from the coding sequence ATGAAGCGCATTTCGCCGGCACTCTTCGAGCAGCTGAAGGAGCGGTCCACGCACATCGTGCTGGGCTGGTATCTGGAACGCAAGGACGGCCTGAAGCTCGGTTTCACGTCGGGCGACGTCCCGTTCACCATCGACGGCATCGAATATGTTCCGTCCAATGCCTTCAGCGGCATGGCCGTGTCCTCGAAATCGAACCTGTCCGTGGACAATACGAGCGCGACCGCTCTGGTCAGCGACAAGATCACGGACTGGGACCTGCAAGCCGGCCTCTGGGACAATGCGTTCGTCCGCATGTTCTGGCTCAACCCGTTGCAGCCGGAGATCGGGGCGGTTCCGATCCGGGGCGGCCGCCTTGGCGAGGTGAAGATCAGGAACGGCCAGTTCGAGGCCGAGGTGCGGTCTCCATTCCAGAAGCTGCAGCAGCCGTTCGGGCAGTTCTTCACGCTGGAATGCTCCGCGGCTCTCGGGGACGACAGGTGCAAGGTCTGGCTCGAAGCCCAGGAGTGGAAGGCGAACTCGCGTTACATCGCCAAGGCCGGCGCGGACGCCGGCATCGGCTCCTATGTGAGGCCGAGGGTCCAGAACGGCTTCTGGTATCAGTGCGTGCGGGCGCAGGGCGCCCAGGCGTCGGTCACGTCGAACCCGCAGGCCGGCGTGCTCGGCAGCCTGATCGCGAACGGGCTGATCCAGAACTACGTGAACGCCCAAGGCGCCGCAGGCATGTTCAAGCTCATGCTGCTGATGGCGAACATCGGCAGCGGCGCGACTGTCGTGAACGTGAACAGCCACCCGGCGCTGAAGGCGATCGCCACGGCGATGAAGAAGCAGACCTCGGGCGCCGTGACCGTCGAAGGCATGATGCCGTTCGGAGAAAGCTACTACCAGCAGGACCTGACGAGCCAGGGACAGCTGGTCAACTCGCAGGCGTACCTGACGCCGACGAAGGAAGGCGAGGTCCCGCTCTCGGCGCCGGCCGGCGTGCAGCCGCTGACGGTCACGAACGTCTCGTCGAGCATCCGGTACGCCATCGGGCTGTCCGGGCCGGCCGAGCCGAACTGGCCGCAGGCCGTGGGCGTCGAGGTCGCAGACAACCATCTCGTCTGGCGAACGATACGCGCGCGGCGTCTGCGGGGCGCGGTCACCGCCGTTTTCAGCCGCAGCCACTTCACGGACGCCTCGCGCGCCGAGCCCTACGACTGGTGGCGGTACGGCACCGTCGAATGGATCACGGGCACGAACAAGGGCCTGAAGGTCGAGGTGCGGGCCTACTCGCAGGAGGGCGGCGGCGCCTTCGCGCTGCTTGAGCAGATGCCGGGGCAGATCATGCCGGGCGACGAATACGAGGTGGTGAAGGGCTGCGCCAAGACACGCACGGCCTGCAAGAACGACTTCGACAACATCCACAACTACCGGGGCTTCCCCGACATGCCGACCGAGGAGAAGGCGCTGGCGACAGCGAACATCACCTCGAAGGGCGGCCAGAAGAAGCAGGACAGCGGAGGCAGTTGA
- a CDS encoding DUF2460 domain-containing protein: protein MSLRITGISVEVTGMSGPTLIATQSSAQFLGVSNNHRRRITQLYAHIMGKYPLNTGEEEADGANRFTQVYANVMIPFTPNFEWIDMVIDEVFPFDISYNSIGATRFQTDVVRVDSGHDQRSSRWDQPLMEYDIAYGVRTMEQLQGLVAFFRSMHGRRDAFLYHDHVDHTSTLATEEEARRPPDISHLDQVIGVGDHSKFKFQLIKRYPTPSGNKEQIRPIYRPQPGTVMIGVGGLQTASWEIDYATGVITFVPNWQKVNLQNMRLEPADGANQWRMLGATGTFTGLVTGDKIITRNWLNPLNNSNEAMNLVVASVAGDGSQITYTGPANYGELESNRNGVGVYRHPAPKPNVVITAGYHFYVPVSFDTDRLPVALEEYGVGGAADVKLIEIRPSEVFDE from the coding sequence ATGTCGCTCCGGATCACCGGCATCTCCGTGGAAGTGACGGGCATGAGCGGGCCGACCCTCATCGCCACGCAAAGCTCCGCGCAGTTCCTGGGGGTCTCGAACAACCACCGCCGCCGCATCACGCAGCTCTACGCGCACATCATGGGCAAATACCCCCTGAACACCGGGGAGGAAGAGGCCGACGGCGCCAACCGGTTCACGCAGGTCTACGCCAACGTGATGATCCCCTTCACACCCAATTTCGAGTGGATCGACATGGTCATCGACGAGGTTTTCCCTTTCGACATTTCCTACAACAGCATCGGTGCGACCCGCTTCCAGACGGACGTGGTGCGGGTGGACAGCGGCCATGACCAGCGGTCGTCGCGCTGGGACCAGCCGCTCATGGAGTACGACATCGCCTATGGCGTGCGGACCATGGAGCAGCTCCAGGGGCTGGTAGCGTTCTTCCGCTCGATGCACGGCCGGCGGGACGCTTTCCTCTACCACGATCATGTCGACCACACCTCGACACTGGCCACCGAGGAGGAGGCCCGACGCCCTCCGGATATATCCCATCTCGATCAGGTAATCGGCGTGGGCGATCACTCGAAGTTCAAGTTCCAGCTGATCAAGCGGTATCCGACGCCCAGCGGCAACAAGGAGCAGATCAGGCCGATCTACCGGCCCCAGCCGGGCACCGTCATGATCGGGGTCGGCGGCCTGCAGACCGCAAGCTGGGAGATCGACTACGCGACCGGCGTGATCACCTTCGTCCCGAACTGGCAGAAGGTGAACCTGCAGAACATGCGCCTGGAGCCGGCGGATGGCGCGAACCAGTGGCGCATGCTCGGCGCGACGGGCACGTTCACCGGCCTGGTAACGGGCGACAAGATCATCACCCGCAACTGGCTGAACCCGCTGAACAACAGCAACGAGGCGATGAATCTTGTCGTCGCCTCCGTGGCCGGGGACGGCTCCCAGATCACGTATACCGGCCCCGCGAACTACGGCGAGCTGGAGAGCAACCGCAACGGCGTCGGCGTCTATCGGCACCCGGCTCCCAAGCCAAACGTCGTGATTACGGCCGGCTACCATTTCTATGTCCCGGTGAGCTTCGACACAGATCGCCTTCCGGTGGCCCTGGAGGAATACGGGGTCGGCGGCGCGGCGGACGTCAAGCTGATCGAGATCCGTCCGTCGGAGGTCTTCGACGAATGA
- a CDS encoding C40 family peptidase yields MIDRQHIVDTARTWIDARYRHQGRSKERGVDCVGLIIGVGAELGLQLIAPDFYAESPSSNLVLRYADQQLEPIPGKELALGRVAILWGFDRNEAQHLAIVGEHAGRQTMIHSFSKAGKVLEHSWDAFWMKRLVRVYEYPGTTPLEVSPYG; encoded by the coding sequence ATGATCGACCGGCAGCACATCGTGGACACGGCCCGGACCTGGATCGACGCGCGTTACCGGCACCAGGGGCGCTCGAAGGAAAGAGGCGTCGATTGCGTCGGCCTCATCATCGGTGTCGGCGCGGAACTGGGTTTGCAATTAATTGCACCGGATTTCTACGCGGAGAGCCCCAGCTCGAACCTCGTCCTGCGCTATGCGGACCAGCAGCTCGAGCCGATCCCCGGCAAGGAGCTGGCGCTCGGCCGTGTGGCCATCCTCTGGGGCTTCGACCGGAACGAGGCCCAGCATCTTGCGATCGTCGGGGAGCACGCCGGCCGGCAGACGATGATCCACTCGTTCAGCAAGGCCGGAAAGGTGCTCGAACACAGCTGGGACGCCTTCTGGATGAAGCGCCTGGTCCGCGTCTACGAGTATCCCGGCACCACCCCTCTGGAGGTGTCGCCCTATGGGTAA
- a CDS encoding phage tail tape measure protein encodes MNSQELEFIIKMRDEASALIENLGGSFGKAGKGAKGLSDDNRKVAGSLDEITTSAKQAIAALAGVATSAGLIRKSVGAWNAYEMGIVGVVKTTNLAGRELEDFRRKFDSLDKTMKGISTRELAGLSETVGQMGVKGVDDIVAMTEVLGKLGVTSDVVGQQGATMVGRILSLTGEGPAGVRQFGDALNQLGNNSKATESEILNMAAAVAQSTSEFGLSSKQVLALSAAARELDLKFEVTGSTFGRVLRNLRDGSATGAKSFKTFLEQASLTREQFDQMMKDDPSEVLINFAEVYAKMTKTGQAVTFLEQLGLNTDEIKRVFGTIGVRVEEVRATMNQLSGDDWVGALDREFAAFSAAQENRMIALGKAMTSAFAAVGEALAPLTGPLVDGLTSGIYAAITAFKAMPEPIQTAVALALTLGPAVLAVIPAVRLLATTFKLLGGASMFSGLTGALAGLPALLGVVRKAFISTVAGAVMMARTSALMTVTTGQAIAGLIGFIKSIGPAFKAATAAALLFSRQAIAAMVRLGAVILVTSGNLLAMVRNFGLMAAAARTVGIVTAAFTGLRAAIIAIPALIVGIPAALAGVTAAIAAAPAVLVAAIVAAVTAAVVALGVVIYKNWDEIVAFFSMSWSEIGAALYDTIAGAFDATVQYLTDRWDSFVSWLSGEDVDDVLGDVQLRPSLDLDAVRSQIDEVSRIPVSFGKEDESLIDALVPMAAIRKQFEQLETFVNEKLSRATDEELAGVGIKREDLEGAREMLALHMQMRDNPLFTQERGLKDQIEDARAWTGEDKARLELERQIRDAAEATGRSYEETRKRLAGVVRELQEARKLEAFKDMMGDLDEEIEAAKAVTAAAREELQVKKLINEFNKENLALTEAEAAAVRSKVAALNEAKKQAAYDEALRSAQQELELARATTASERERLQIKHQIADFEKSNGALSADQKAALESAFAAKNQAEAFNQLKSTLDPVGEATRQYEQNVQTLNAALASGAITAQQYQQMLNTLNATTQDARDPFGAQLRSIREAMDAARITGDYRDADVKTLQTINDLQRQGVVLTQQQKDQLAAMNRELQDIEKSQSSGLQGWINSVGSMTDNLLDLTKDVASGLSDAISGALTGAQGSWTNFLRGIANSMVKIGVNQFLKNLVQGVQGGAGNVTGGIKDFFSKIFGGSSPVAPAGTATDAAAAVQSAVQQMATATMNVTAATVLINGSPLGVPGMSPGSTGVLPGLGAANQNFAAPLGQVTRQALAPISEAVDDVSKQLRGSIDVVTSATKGLDLGSLRGGLDLTGASTNLGLRGSLPLDIGSVQKVTEQAIQPALKSAAGSFAKQISLTPKEILDLKKTLSTEWVTGAGEMQGKGIIDTILNRKASGKWGDSITDVVNARAQFSDINSILTDKKGRWTVDALPNSILNSKKGQMSSDLVDRWLAERAAGAQSSVGDNLNYANPHYSSKSNLGWINALEGPKYGAGKAIHYHGTTPELQRWRPGEFGLNLPGQPGVDMMSTSSIPQVTQLTEQWKQQMTQANVTLAQAMPQQFTPALQNVGQQFTQVFGQGGQALQGIAPQFQQIAQQAQGVVPALGGLGQQLTGLMGPLMQAPAATGQFSQALMQMIQQMASSGMGGMGGIFGMLGGLFHKGGDVDGGIPASGLRMMPANTWANAVKHHNGLKSAEYPAILKRGEKVLTANDNTRTMNVIEGLTSRLEAQQRQQARSDRTRFGNQNFNQNITVYAEDANSFRRSEGQVMADSSVQMRRLAGRNS; translated from the coding sequence GTGAATTCTCAGGAACTCGAATTCATCATCAAAATGAGGGACGAAGCCTCGGCCCTCATCGAGAACCTGGGCGGCTCCTTCGGCAAGGCCGGCAAAGGCGCGAAGGGTCTTTCGGACGACAACAGGAAGGTCGCCGGCAGCCTCGACGAAATCACCACCTCGGCCAAGCAGGCGATTGCCGCGCTGGCCGGTGTGGCGACGTCCGCAGGCTTGATCCGCAAGTCGGTCGGAGCCTGGAACGCCTACGAGATGGGCATCGTCGGCGTGGTCAAGACGACCAACCTCGCGGGCCGGGAACTTGAGGACTTCCGACGGAAGTTCGACAGCCTCGACAAGACGATGAAAGGCATCAGCACCCGCGAGCTGGCAGGTCTTTCCGAGACGGTCGGCCAGATGGGCGTGAAGGGCGTCGACGACATCGTCGCGATGACCGAGGTGCTCGGCAAGCTCGGCGTCACCTCGGACGTCGTCGGCCAGCAGGGCGCGACGATGGTCGGCCGCATCCTGTCCCTGACGGGAGAAGGCCCCGCCGGGGTCCGTCAATTCGGTGACGCCCTCAACCAGCTCGGCAACAACTCGAAAGCCACCGAGAGCGAGATCCTGAACATGGCGGCCGCCGTGGCTCAGTCGACCTCCGAATTCGGCCTGTCCTCCAAGCAGGTGCTCGCCCTGTCGGCCGCCGCCCGCGAACTCGACCTGAAGTTCGAGGTGACCGGCTCCACGTTCGGACGGGTGCTTCGCAACCTTCGAGACGGCTCCGCGACAGGCGCGAAGTCGTTCAAGACCTTCCTCGAGCAAGCCAGTCTTACGCGCGAGCAGTTCGACCAGATGATGAAGGACGATCCCTCCGAGGTCCTCATCAACTTCGCGGAGGTCTACGCCAAGATGACCAAGACGGGTCAGGCGGTCACTTTCCTCGAACAGCTCGGCCTGAACACCGACGAGATCAAGCGTGTCTTCGGCACCATCGGCGTGCGCGTCGAGGAAGTCCGCGCGACCATGAACCAGCTTTCCGGCGATGATTGGGTCGGCGCGCTCGACCGCGAGTTCGCGGCGTTCTCGGCCGCCCAGGAAAACCGGATGATCGCCCTCGGGAAGGCCATGACGAGCGCCTTCGCGGCGGTCGGGGAAGCACTTGCTCCGCTCACCGGCCCGCTCGTCGACGGCCTCACGTCGGGCATCTACGCGGCGATCACGGCGTTCAAGGCCATGCCGGAGCCGATCCAGACGGCAGTCGCGCTCGCGCTTACGCTCGGCCCTGCCGTGCTCGCGGTGATCCCCGCCGTTCGTCTCCTTGCGACGACCTTCAAGCTGCTTGGCGGCGCATCGATGTTCTCCGGCCTGACCGGCGCCCTCGCTGGGTTGCCCGCGCTGCTCGGGGTCGTGCGCAAGGCGTTCATCTCGACCGTCGCCGGTGCGGTGATGATGGCCAGGACCTCGGCGCTGATGACCGTCACGACCGGTCAGGCGATCGCGGGTCTGATCGGTTTCATCAAGAGCATCGGCCCGGCGTTCAAGGCGGCTACCGCGGCCGCGTTGCTGTTCAGCAGGCAGGCGATCGCCGCGATGGTCCGGCTCGGTGCGGTCATTCTTGTCACCTCGGGAAACCTGCTGGCGATGGTCCGCAATTTCGGCCTGATGGCGGCCGCCGCTCGCACGGTGGGCATCGTCACCGCGGCCTTTACCGGGCTGCGTGCAGCTATCATCGCGATCCCGGCGCTGATCGTCGGCATTCCGGCGGCGCTTGCGGGCGTCACCGCCGCGATTGCGGCAGCTCCCGCCGTCCTGGTCGCGGCGATCGTCGCGGCTGTCACGGCCGCCGTCGTCGCGCTCGGTGTGGTCATCTACAAGAACTGGGACGAGATCGTCGCATTCTTCTCCATGAGCTGGAGCGAGATCGGGGCGGCTCTCTACGACACGATCGCCGGAGCGTTCGACGCGACCGTCCAGTACCTCACAGACAGGTGGGACAGCTTCGTGTCCTGGCTGTCCGGGGAGGACGTCGATGACGTCCTGGGGGACGTGCAGCTGCGGCCCTCGCTCGACCTCGACGCCGTCCGGAGCCAGATCGACGAGGTCAGCCGCATCCCCGTCTCCTTCGGCAAGGAGGACGAGTCGCTCATCGACGCCCTCGTGCCGATGGCCGCCATCCGCAAGCAGTTCGAGCAGCTCGAGACCTTCGTCAACGAGAAACTCAGCCGGGCGACCGACGAGGAGCTTGCCGGCGTCGGCATCAAGCGGGAGGACCTCGAAGGCGCTCGCGAGATGCTCGCGCTGCACATGCAGATGCGCGACAATCCGCTGTTCACCCAGGAACGCGGGCTGAAGGACCAGATCGAAGACGCCCGCGCGTGGACCGGCGAGGACAAGGCGCGTCTCGAACTCGAGCGCCAGATTCGGGACGCCGCCGAGGCGACAGGCCGCTCCTACGAAGAGACGCGCAAGCGCTTGGCCGGCGTCGTCCGCGAGCTGCAGGAGGCTCGGAAGCTCGAAGCCTTCAAGGACATGATGGGCGATCTCGACGAGGAGATCGAAGCTGCGAAGGCCGTTACCGCAGCCGCCAGGGAGGAGCTTCAGGTCAAGAAGCTCATCAACGAGTTCAACAAGGAGAACTTGGCGCTCACCGAAGCCGAGGCTGCCGCGGTTCGCTCGAAGGTGGCCGCGCTCAACGAAGCCAAGAAGCAGGCCGCCTATGACGAGGCGCTGCGATCCGCACAGCAGGAGCTTGAACTCGCTCGCGCCACTACGGCGTCGGAGAGGGAACGCCTCCAGATCAAGCACCAGATCGCGGACTTCGAGAAGTCGAACGGCGCGCTCTCGGCCGACCAGAAGGCAGCCCTGGAGTCGGCCTTTGCGGCAAAGAACCAGGCCGAGGCTTTCAACCAGTTGAAGAGCACGCTCGATCCGGTGGGCGAAGCGACCCGCCAGTACGAGCAGAATGTCCAGACGCTCAACGCGGCCCTGGCGTCCGGGGCGATCACGGCCCAGCAGTACCAGCAGATGCTGAACACGCTGAACGCGACTACGCAGGACGCCCGTGATCCGTTCGGCGCGCAGCTCCGCTCGATCCGGGAGGCGATGGACGCGGCCCGCATCACCGGCGACTACCGCGATGCCGACGTAAAGACGCTGCAGACGATCAACGACCTGCAGCGCCAGGGTGTCGTGCTCACCCAGCAGCAGAAGGATCAACTCGCGGCGATGAACCGCGAGCTGCAGGATATCGAAAAATCCCAGAGTTCGGGCCTGCAAGGCTGGATCAACAGCGTCGGCTCGATGACCGACAATCTCCTGGACCTGACAAAGGATGTGGCCAGCGGCCTGTCCGACGCCATCTCCGGCGCACTGACCGGCGCGCAGGGCTCCTGGACGAACTTCCTGCGCGGCATCGCCAACAGCATGGTCAAGATCGGCGTCAACCAGTTCCTGAAGAACCTGGTGCAGGGCGTCCAGGGTGGCGCCGGCAATGTCACGGGCGGCATCAAGGACTTCTTCTCGAAGATCTTCGGCGGCAGCTCGCCCGTGGCGCCTGCGGGCACGGCCACCGACGCGGCCGCAGCAGTCCAAAGCGCCGTGCAGCAGATGGCCACCGCCACGATGAATGTTACGGCCGCCACGGTCCTGATCAACGGTTCGCCTCTGGGTGTCCCTGGCATGTCGCCGGGTAGCACCGGCGTGCTTCCCGGCCTGGGCGCTGCGAACCAGAACTTCGCTGCTCCGCTCGGCCAGGTGACGCGCCAGGCCCTTGCCCCGATCAGCGAGGCCGTCGACGACGTCTCGAAGCAACTGCGCGGCTCGATCGATGTCGTGACCAGCGCCACCAAGGGCCTCGATCTCGGTTCGCTGCGGGGCGGCCTCGACCTGACGGGTGCCAGCACAAACCTGGGCCTGCGCGGTTCGTTGCCTCTGGACATCGGCTCGGTCCAGAAGGTGACCGAGCAGGCGATCCAGCCCGCGCTGAAGTCCGCCGCCGGCAGCTTCGCCAAGCAGATAAGCCTGACGCCCAAGGAAATCCTCGACCTGAAGAAGACGCTGTCGACCGAGTGGGTCACGGGCGCCGGGGAGATGCAGGGCAAGGGCATCATCGACACGATCCTGAACCGCAAGGCGTCCGGCAAATGGGGCGACAGCATCACGGACGTCGTGAACGCGCGAGCGCAGTTCTCGGACATCAATTCCATCCTGACCGACAAAAAGGGTCGCTGGACGGTTGATGCGCTCCCCAACAGCATCCTGAACTCGAAGAAGGGTCAGATGTCCTCGGACCTGGTCGACCGCTGGCTGGCGGAACGTGCGGCCGGGGCTCAGTCGTCCGTGGGCGACAATCTGAACTATGCCAATCCCCACTACAGCTCGAAATCGAACCTCGGCTGGATCAACGCGCTCGAAGGACCGAAGTATGGTGCCGGCAAGGCGATCCACTACCACGGCACGACGCCGGAGCTGCAGCGTTGGCGGCCGGGAGAGTTTGGCCTGAACCTGCCGGGCCAGCCGGGCGTCGACATGATGTCCACCAGCTCGATCCCGCAGGTCACGCAGCTGACCGAGCAGTGGAAGCAGCAGATGACCCAGGCGAACGTGACGCTCGCCCAGGCCATGCCGCAGCAATTCACGCCGGCACTTCAGAACGTCGGCCAGCAGTTCACCCAGGTATTCGGCCAGGGCGGGCAGGCATTGCAGGGGATCGCTCCGCAGTTCCAGCAGATCGCCCAGCAGGCCCAGGGCGTTGTTCCGGCGTTGGGCGGCCTCGGCCAGCAGCTCACCGGCCTCATGGGGCCGCTCATGCAGGCGCCCGCTGCCACCGGCCAGTTCTCGCAGGCCCTGATGCAGATGATCCAGCAGATGGCTTCCTCCGGAATGGGCGGTATGGGGGGCATCTTCGGCATGCTCGGCGGTCTGTTCCACAAGGGCGGCGACGTGGACGGCGGTATCCCGGCCTCGGGCCTGCGCATGATGCCGGCGAACACCTGGGCGAACGCAGTCAAGCACCACAACGGCCTGAAGAGCGCCGAGTATCCGGCGATCCTGAAGCGCGGCGAGAAGGTGCTGACCGCCAACGACAACACTCGGACGATGAATGTCATCGAGGGCCTGACCTCTCGCCTGGAGGCCCAGCAACGTCAGCAAGCGCGCTCTGACCGGACCCGCTTCGGAAACCAGAACTTCAACCAGAACATCACTGTCTACGCCGAGGACGCGAACAGCTTCCGCAGGAGCGAGGGCCAGGTCATGGCCGACAGCTCCGTGCAGATGCGTCGCCTCGCCGGCCGCAACAGCTGA